From Deferrisoma camini S3R1, the proteins below share one genomic window:
- the dfsP gene encoding DUF166 family (seleno)protein DfsP, translated as MQKILVFQRDGMGAEKVRAVRELRPDLELRVIDVDGPFPPIVDDPQDHFPPDLEEQLAWADLVLDHLYHPDLTGFLLDRCDRAGKPVVASGRKLPRAHTPTTCCTLGRIAELGEYAESFGAPEFCVEIRDGRIAAVEVIRGAPCGATWKAARKVVGLPVEEAVPRLGLETQFHCYAKANPNVFLTNPLHVAGEVHAAALRKALRAKNGEG; from the coding sequence ATGCAGAAGATCCTTGTGTTCCAACGAGACGGAATGGGAGCCGAAAAGGTGCGGGCCGTGAGGGAGCTGCGGCCCGACCTGGAACTGCGGGTGATCGACGTGGACGGGCCGTTCCCCCCCATCGTGGACGATCCCCAGGACCACTTCCCGCCGGACCTGGAGGAGCAGCTCGCCTGGGCCGACCTGGTGCTCGACCACCTCTACCACCCGGACCTCACCGGGTTCCTGCTCGACCGGTGCGACCGGGCCGGCAAGCCCGTGGTGGCCTCGGGCCGCAAGCTGCCCCGGGCCCACACCCCCACCACCTGCTGCACCCTCGGCCGGATCGCCGAGCTCGGGGAGTACGCCGAGTCGTTTGGCGCGCCCGAATTCTGCGTGGAGATCCGCGACGGCCGGATCGCCGCCGTGGAGGTCATTCGGGGGGCACCGTGCGGGGCCACCTGGAAGGCCGCCCGCAAGGTCGTGGGGCTCCCGGTCGAGGAGGCCGTGCCCCGGCTCGGCCTGGAGACCCAGTTCCACTGCTATGCCAAGGCAAACCCCAACGTGTTCCTCACGAACCCCCTGCACGTGGCGGGCGAGGTCCACGCCGCGGCCCTGCGAAAGGCCTTGAGGGCGAAAAACGGGGAGGGGTGA
- a CDS encoding MFS transporter, giving the protein MERESPKSPWPAFSCVAAGVFMATLDSSVVHVALPAIRTDLGASLAVVEWVPNAYLIVITGLLLAFGRLADLLGQRRVYRWGLGVFTAGSGLCALAPGAGALVAARVVQGTGAAMLMACSPAIITAVFPPEHRGRGLGLVGTTVAAGLTAGPAVGGVLLGVWGWRSLFAVNLPLGIAAWLWAGRVLPPLRFQKGREGFDRLGAALLTAGLVGVVLAVNRLGVWGVGAPRLWALTSGAGAALAAFVWRQRRAPWPLVDLGLFRNRSFSAAVTAAVLAYLAGFVAVFLLPFYLADLRGLSPRAMGLVLTVPPLVMSLVAPWAGGLSDRIGYGRLTAVGLAVRSVSLFGLMLLGARTPMPGLVLALGLLGAGSALFSPPNTSSIMGSVPPERLGVAGGVAAVARNLGMVLGIAVAGAVFRSVAGDPAEVAPARFVAGWRAAMAAGLAACLLALVVSLTRGRDPRRGEARFTPTQPAPAGRPNSEPEHAVPTS; this is encoded by the coding sequence ATGGAAAGGGAATCCCCGAAGTCCCCGTGGCCCGCCTTCTCCTGCGTGGCCGCCGGGGTGTTCATGGCCACCCTTGACTCCAGTGTCGTGCACGTGGCCCTGCCCGCGATCCGCACCGACCTGGGGGCGAGTCTCGCGGTGGTGGAATGGGTGCCCAACGCCTACCTGATCGTGATCACGGGGCTCCTGCTGGCGTTCGGCCGGCTCGCCGATCTGCTGGGCCAGCGGCGGGTGTACCGGTGGGGCCTCGGCGTGTTCACGGCCGGATCGGGGCTGTGCGCGCTGGCCCCCGGTGCGGGGGCCCTGGTGGCGGCGCGGGTGGTGCAGGGAACCGGAGCGGCCATGCTCATGGCCTGCTCCCCCGCGATCATCACGGCGGTGTTCCCCCCCGAGCACCGGGGCCGGGGGCTGGGGCTCGTGGGCACGACCGTTGCGGCCGGTCTCACGGCCGGGCCTGCCGTGGGCGGGGTGCTGTTGGGGGTGTGGGGGTGGCGTAGTCTGTTCGCGGTGAACCTGCCCTTGGGGATCGCGGCTTGGCTCTGGGCCGGGCGCGTGCTGCCCCCCCTCCGGTTCCAGAAAGGCCGCGAAGGGTTCGACCGGCTCGGCGCGGCGTTGCTGACGGCAGGCCTCGTGGGGGTGGTGCTGGCGGTGAACCGGCTGGGGGTCTGGGGGGTCGGGGCCCCCCGGCTGTGGGCGCTGACCTCGGGGGCGGGGGCGGCGCTGGCAGCCTTCGTCTGGCGTCAACGTCGGGCCCCTTGGCCGCTGGTGGATCTGGGGCTGTTCCGGAACCGCTCCTTCTCCGCGGCCGTGACGGCGGCCGTGTTGGCGTACCTGGCCGGGTTCGTGGCGGTATTCCTCCTGCCGTTCTACCTGGCGGATCTGCGCGGCCTGTCGCCCCGGGCCATGGGGCTGGTGCTCACGGTGCCGCCGCTGGTGATGAGTCTGGTGGCACCGTGGGCCGGCGGGTTGTCGGACCGGATCGGGTACGGCCGGCTCACGGCCGTGGGGCTGGCGGTGCGGAGCGTGTCCCTGTTCGGGCTCATGCTCCTCGGCGCCCGCACCCCCATGCCCGGCCTGGTGTTGGCCCTGGGCCTGCTCGGCGCGGGGAGCGCCCTGTTCAGCCCGCCCAACACGTCGTCGATCATGGGGAGCGTACCGCCCGAACGCCTGGGCGTGGCCGGGGGGGTGGCCGCCGTGGCCCGGAACCTGGGCATGGTGCTGGGCATCGCCGTGGCCGGAGCCGTGTTCCGGAGCGTGGCCGGCGACCCGGCCGAGGTCGCTCCGGCCCGGTTCGTGGCCGGCTGGCGGGCCGCCATGGCTGCGGGCCTGGCGGCCTGCCTCCTGGCCCTCGTGGTCTCGTTGACCCGGGGCCGGGACCCTCGGAGGGGGGAGGCCCGGTTCACACCGACCCAACCGGCGCCCGCTGGCCGCCCCAACAGCGAACCGGAGCACGCCGTCCCAACGTCCTAG